The Desulfonatronum lacustre DSM 10312 region GCTGCGCAGGGCCACATCGTAGTCAAAGATGATCACTCCGCCTACGCGCCCGGCCCGGATGTCCCGGACAATGGGGCTGTTTTCATCCACCTCCAGGCCGCGAAAGCCGATCAGCAGCATCTGCCCGACCTTGACGTCAAGGTTTTCGTCCGAATCCGCCCCTCCGGCCAGGCAGGCGGACAGGAGCACGGGGATCAGAATGAGCGGAAGCAATCGTCGGCCGAAAAGGAGAAATGGGAAACGCGGATGGTGTCGGGTCATGGGGTATTCGTGGGAATATGGTTTATGGTTTACCGATAAACACGAGCCGCAGGCACTCTGGATCGGTGTCGAAATCGCTATCGAAATCGTGATCGAAATCGAAAAGTTACCGGAAATCGATTTCGATTACGATTTCGATTGGCGCCGGCGCCCCATGGGATGCGCTTTGAACTCCATGGCGCCTCATGGAGTGCTACAAAACCCGGCATCCGTCCTCGGTGACCAGGATCATGTACTCCCAGCGGATGCCGCCCCAGTCCGGGTAGTACAGGCCGGGTTCCACGGTGACCACCATGCCCGGGGCCAGGATGGTCTTGGTGTCGTGGGGGCTCAGGCTTGGGCCTTCGTGGGTTTCCAGGCCGATGCCGTGGCCCAGGCCATGGTTGAAGCGCTCATCCACGAAGTGGTCCCGAAAGAAATCCTTGACCAGTTGATAGACGTTGCACACCGGTACGCCTGGACGGATGGCGGCGATGGCCCGGTCCTGGGCCTCGCGGACCAGGTTCATGGTTCGTTTGAAGGCGTCCGAGGGCCGCTCCCCCACCCAGAAGGTCCGGGTCTGGTCCGAGCAGTAATTCCCCAGCCGAGCCCCGGCGTCCACCAGCACCAGGCAGCCGTCCCGGACCGGGGTGTCGTTGGGCACGGCGTGGGGTTGAGCCGCGTTGGCGTCCACGCCCACGATGGTCGGAAAGGCCAGTTCACCGGCCCCGCGCTCCCGGAACAGTTTTTCCATGTCCCAGGCGATTTCCCGTTCCGTGCGTCCTGGACGCAGCAGGTCGGGAACCAGGGCGAAGACTTCATGGTTGAGTCGACACGACGCTTCCAGCAGGGCGATTTCCCCGGCGTCCTTGATCTGCCGCAAGGGCTCCACCATGTTCGTGGTCGGGATGAAGGTCACTTCTTCGGCCAACTCCCCGTGAAGATCAACGCTCAGGGCCCTGGCCTCGAACCCCAGGGGCCGGTGGCCCAGACCGGCCAGGAATTCACGGATCTGCTTGATTTTGGGGCTGGTGTAGATGAACAACCGTTCCTTGGGCCAGACCTTGTTGGCGACGATTTCATAGCGCGGGTCCGTGAGCAGCCAATCCTCGCCGCTGGCGGCGATCACCAGCATGCCCGCGCTTTCGTTGCATTGCGGGTCGTGGAGTTCGAAGCCGCTGAGGTAGAACCGGTTGGCCGGGCTGGAAACCAGCAGGGCCGGGAGTCCGGCAGTCTTGAG contains the following coding sequences:
- a CDS encoding M24 family metallopeptidase, coding for MPEIHAQRRDKLREKLKTAGLPALLVSSPANRFYLSGFELHDPQCNESAGMLVIAASGEDWLLTDPRYEIVANKVWPKERLFIYTSPKIKQIREFLAGLGHRPLGFEARALSVDLHGELAEEVTFIPTTNMVEPLRQIKDAGEIALLEASCRLNHEVFALVPDLLRPGRTEREIAWDMEKLFRERGAGELAFPTIVGVDANAAQPHAVPNDTPVRDGCLVLVDAGARLGNYCSDQTRTFWVGERPSDAFKRTMNLVREAQDRAIAAIRPGVPVCNVYQLVKDFFRDHFVDERFNHGLGHGIGLETHEGPSLSPHDTKTILAPGMVVTVEPGLYYPDWGGIRWEYMILVTEDGCRVL